agagagggaaaagagagggaggctGAGCTAGTGTATTGAGATATAAACTTTATGCACCCTTCAAATTCCCTTGTGTCTAAATTGGTTTGCACTGATTGCGTTTCCCCCCACTTTTCAGATTCAGCCAATCACAAAGACTTGTTCTGTGACAGGTAGCTGAAACTAAACTCAGTTACCAGTTTATTAAAGTGTCCCTCTATTTATAATCACTAATCATTAGTTATAATTCAGTGTCACATTCAGCTCAGatgctattttttaaattaccaaTAGGTTGTAACCAACGGATTTTTTTCAAGGTTAATAAAGTATTCACTAAATGCATTTACTTATAGTTTATTAAGAGCAGCCCCAGgtgttttgtgcttttgagGGGCCCGTGCATTGGCTATTCAACTGTGATAGAGTCCTAATCAATAATCCCAAAATCCATCTATTAACAACAGAGATCACGGTTATTTTAGGAACGCACGATCTAACACACTTGACATCAGAGGACCTACTCTCTTGGGTAGAAAGTGAGAATCCTAAAGACTAAAACCCCTTGTTAACAGCTTAAAATTGATCAATAAATAATGATGTACTCCCTTCTTTAGTTCCAGTATAATTATTAAAGTGGTGCCATTTACCATCATGTAAATGGGGTGGACAATATTGTAaacacttattattattattattattattatgtaatacGTTTCAGCTACAGCCTTGATCGTGACCATAAATTTGAATTGGAAAGTCCTTGAAAGTGTTTAAACAAAAAGATCATTTGAACCTTCAGGGAGGTGTAGGATCTAATGAATTAGACTTTAGTACTTTGAGTACGGTGGATATAATAATAAACTGGCCCTAGAGAGTTTAGACAAATGTAGTGTAACTTACTTGGAATTGTTATGGGGTCATGAAATAAGGCAGGCAAAAGTAGCTAAAACTCAacaagtatttttattattatgtttaacaCAAAGGCACAAAATCACCTCTGCAATAGAAGTACTATAAGGTGCCTTGTGCAACACTAGAGTAACATTGGCTATATCAATTTACAAATTTGTCAAGAGCttcttgttttcaaaatgtttctatATGTCTGGTGAATACTGTATCTGTAAACCCTACATATATAGTGtatgttggggggggggggggcttttgacttagatttttgcttgccttgtacctcacttgtaagtcgctttggataaaagcgtctgctaaatgactaaatgtaaaatgtaaatgtattgtgtaAGTTGCACTACAGCTTGGAAAATGGTGACTCTGTGTTCAGAGAACACAAGTTGGTAATACGTAACTGATGCaaccccatttccaaaaaagttggaatgctgtgggaaatggaaataaaacagtATTGTATGTTAAATAGAAAACCAACATACAAAAATTCTAAAACcgaaaaatgtaatgttttattatgttatataacatttaaaaaatatctggtCAATTTAcgctttcaaaaatgtaaagaaaggggcaacaaaaaactgagaaaaactgtGTAGATTAAAAACCCTGTGGAATGTATTACAACTACTGAGGTTAATTAGCTGCAGGTAAGTATCATGCTTGAGTATTAAAAAGAGCATCCCAGAGAGGTAGCGTCTAAGAATTGGGTGCTGTTTATCACTCTGAAGATTATGTGGGTGAAGAATAATATTTCTCAGCATAGAATTGTAAAGAATTAGAAATTTCCAAAATATACTCTTCATAATCCAGTCAAAACATTCAGATCACTTGAAGgctgaaaacaaatattgaatAATCATGATCTTTGGAATTAAAACCAGACACAAATTATGATGGAAACCAGTGCATTTGCTCAGACGATCTAAAAACCATTTTCAGTGGACGCAGGTTCAAGAACAAAACCATACAAAGACAAACCATTTTATACAAAACCTAGAAATGCTGTCACCTTCTCTAAGCCTAAGATCATTGCTTCACTTTGCACTTTGTTTCTAAACTGGAAATAGTTCTAGAATCTGAAATGTATAATTTCTTTCAGAATTTTCAAACTTTGATTATTTTcagatgaaaatataaaaaaatctaattttcagTGTGGCCTAAAACCTTTGGATCCTACTGTTCATGTACGTGATACGCAAAGTGAGAACTACTACACACACGTGAATGTGACGTGAGCGTATAAATGAGAAATGACATGGGAATACAGAAGCACGCCTTCATTTCTGTAAtgaaatgcaatgcaataaatggaagaaaaagaagtaattataaattaaatgtaaaataaatgttaaaaagtggaAAGCTATATAGTCTTTGATCTGAAATCTTGATCAAAGACTTAAACTTGCAAGTTGCAGTCTCCTTAACTGACACtcacttactgtatattacGTTGCAGGTGAGAAGCCGTTTCAGTGCGAGTTTTGCGAGCGACGCTTTGCCAACAGCAGTGACCGGAAGAAGCATTCACAGGTCCACACAGCCTCTAAGCCCTACGACTGCAAGGCCCTTGGCTGCACCAAGTCCTACACCCATCCCAGCTCCCTGCGCAAGCACATGAAAGTTCATGTCAAGTCGTCACCTACCTCTGAACCCAAGGACCTGTACGACTCCATACCTTATCAACTCCAACAACCTCATCAGGCTCTTCTCGAGCCCCTCGACCTTAAAATGAACCGTCTTTCTCCATCGCCCAACAGAAATACGAATTTTCCCCTTCTGTCCAATCGTGAGTTGGACATCAGCACAACCAGTGACGTGGACCATAAGTTGCTGCTGAGGAGTTCATCTCCAGTGGCAATGCCTCTGGATCTGTCTCTGTCAGGCCTGAAGACTCAGCTTGCTCAGAAGCAGCAGAGTGGCAGGACACCACGCAGGAGCCAGCGCTCAGTCAACCCAGCCTTACCTCACTTGTCTAACATTAAAGAGTGGTATGTCTGTACGAGGACTACAGCCCCACAAGTCCATCTAATTCATCCAGACCACATCAAATCAG
The nucleotide sequence above comes from Channa argus isolate prfri chromosome 1, Channa argus male v1.0, whole genome shotgun sequence. Encoded proteins:
- the LOC137139757 gene encoding zinc finger protein ZIC 4-like, whose protein sequence is MKRAAVVARHNGLVSPLGNNNSGASSIVSPPQPRATSISASADGVAGGGVDGLLDFSKGPTVKSELVCKWVDRTSSRQRLGRTATSVCDQTFNSMHELVDHVTTEHVAVGLETLSHVCMWDECLRGGKAFKAKYKLINHIRVHTGEKPFSCAFPNCGKMFARSENLKIHTRTHTGEKPFQCEFCERRFANSSDRKKHSQVHTASKPYDCKALGCTKSYTHPSSLRKHMKVHVKSSPTSEPKDLYDSIPYQLQQPHQALLEPLDLKMNRLSPSPNRNTNFPLLSNRELDISTTSDVDHKLLLRSSSPVAMPLDLSLSGLKTQLAQKQQSGRTPRRSQRSVNPALPHLSNIKEWYVCTRTTAPQVHLIHPDHIKSEPSDDEEYVT